In Ipomoea triloba cultivar NCNSP0323 chromosome 15, ASM357664v1, one genomic interval encodes:
- the LOC116007224 gene encoding uncharacterized protein LOC116007224 isoform X1, whose protein sequence is MSDYLKMLCSYRKHVLFLISIINFSLIGPALSYGSKHETKVLHVGEELQKETIPLQSGSRLYHLQGLKSHTWYEVKISYPASQIPATFSLQLKKDSSGLELNRERKLLNTEKLIFKTDVLDLLDNQGAMSVLVTVEPEGVVAIRGVQERKFIIFNIVCDELYLGIPEKAWYVVMFAILCLVVAFVIPSFLPPYLLPRSQNRNIADQVISKDS, encoded by the exons ATGAGTGATTATCTGAAAATGCTTTGTTCGTATCGAAAGCATGTTCTCTTTTTGATATCCATTATTAACTTCAGCCTCATTGGTCCAGCACTGAGTTATGGGAGTAA GCATGAGACCAAAGTCTTGCATGTTGGGGAGGAGCTACAGAAGGAGACTATTCCATTACAGTCAGGATCCCGACTGTACCATTTGCAGGGACTGAAATCTCACACTTGGTATGAAGTAAAGATATCTTATCCTGCTTCT CAGATACCAGCTACTTTTTCTTTACAACTCAAGAAAGATAGTTCAGGGTTGGAGCTAAATAGGGAAAGAAAATTACTGAATactgaaaaattaatattcaagaCTGATGTCTTGGACTTGCTTGATAACCAG GGTGCTATGTCTGTACTGGTAACTGTGGAGCCTGAGGGGGTTGTTGCTATACGTGGAGTGCAAGAAAGAAAATTCATCATATTCAATATAG TTTGTGACGAACTATATTTAGGCATTCCAGAGAAAGCATGGTATGTTGTCATGTTTGCAATACTGTGCTTGGTTGTTGCATTTGTGATCCCATCTTTTCTCCCACCGTATCTTCTACCAAGGAGTCAAAATCGAAATATAGCTGATCAGGTAATATCTAAGGATTCTTAA
- the LOC116007224 gene encoding uncharacterized protein LOC116007224 isoform X2 codes for MSDYLKMLCSYRKHVLFLISIINFSLIGPALSYGSKHETKVLHVGEELQKETIPLQSGSRLYHLQGLKSHTWYEVKISYPASIPATFSLQLKKDSSGLELNRERKLLNTEKLIFKTDVLDLLDNQGAMSVLVTVEPEGVVAIRGVQERKFIIFNIVCDELYLGIPEKAWYVVMFAILCLVVAFVIPSFLPPYLLPRSQNRNIADQVISKDS; via the exons ATGAGTGATTATCTGAAAATGCTTTGTTCGTATCGAAAGCATGTTCTCTTTTTGATATCCATTATTAACTTCAGCCTCATTGGTCCAGCACTGAGTTATGGGAGTAA GCATGAGACCAAAGTCTTGCATGTTGGGGAGGAGCTACAGAAGGAGACTATTCCATTACAGTCAGGATCCCGACTGTACCATTTGCAGGGACTGAAATCTCACACTTGGTATGAAGTAAAGATATCTTATCCTGCTTCT ATACCAGCTACTTTTTCTTTACAACTCAAGAAAGATAGTTCAGGGTTGGAGCTAAATAGGGAAAGAAAATTACTGAATactgaaaaattaatattcaagaCTGATGTCTTGGACTTGCTTGATAACCAG GGTGCTATGTCTGTACTGGTAACTGTGGAGCCTGAGGGGGTTGTTGCTATACGTGGAGTGCAAGAAAGAAAATTCATCATATTCAATATAG TTTGTGACGAACTATATTTAGGCATTCCAGAGAAAGCATGGTATGTTGTCATGTTTGCAATACTGTGCTTGGTTGTTGCATTTGTGATCCCATCTTTTCTCCCACCGTATCTTCTACCAAGGAGTCAAAATCGAAATATAGCTGATCAGGTAATATCTAAGGATTCTTAA
- the LOC116006347 gene encoding ATP-dependent 6-phosphofructokinase 6-like: MAAGGESNSQMKIVKGDFGYVLEDVPHLTDYIPDLPTYPNPLRSNPAYSVVKQYFVDMEDTVPQKVVVHIDSPRGVHFRRAGPRQKVYFNSDDVHACIVTCGGLCPGLNTVIREIVHSLDYMYGVNKVLGIDGGYRGFYAKNTINLTPKLVNDIHKRGGTILGTSRGGHDTTKIVDSIQDRGINQVYIIGGDGTQKGAAAIYEEVRRRGLKVSVAGIPKTIDNDIPVIDKSFGFDTAVEEAQRAINAAHVEAESAENGIGLVKLMGRYSGFIAMYATLASRDVDCCLIPESPFYLEGQGGLLEFVEKRLKESGHMVIVIAEGAGQELLAAETSSSKAESDASGNKLLQDVGMWLSQKIKDYSKQRKFPITLKYIDPTYMIRAIPSNASDNVYCTLLAQSTVHGAMAGFTGFTCGLVNGRHTYIPFNRITERQNKVVITDRMWARLLSSTNQPSFLCPKEVEKVKKEEKLKELLAADNGKTPASKTPALK; the protein is encoded by the exons atggcaGCAGGAGGAGAGAGCAATTCTCAGATGAAGATCGTCAAAGGAGACTTTGGCTATGTGCTTGAAGATGTTCCTCACCTCACCGATTACATCCCTGATCTTCCA ACTTATCCAAACCCATTGCGGTCCAATCCTGCATATTCCGTTGTGAA GCAGTACTTTGTAGACATGGAGGATACAGTTCCCCAGAAG GTTGTTGTTCACATTGATAGTCCAAGAGGGGTGCATTTTAGGCGTGCTGGTCCTCGTCAGAAG GTTTATTTTAATTCAGATGACGTGCATGCCTGCATTGTAACATGTGGTGGTTTATGCCCTGGGCTAAATACTGTGATCAGGGAAATTGTTCACAGCCTTGATTACATGTATGGTGTCAACAAAGTCCTTGGAATTGAT GGAGGCTATAGGGGTTTCTATGCCAAGAATACCATCAATTTAACCCCAAAGCTTGTAAATGACATACATAAACGTGGTGGTACAATCCTTGGAACATCTCGAGGAGGTCATGACACTACAAAAATTGTTGATAGTATACAGGACCGTGGGATTAATCAG GTCTATATAATTGGAGGGGATGGAACCCAAAAAGGAGCAGCTGCTATCTATGAG GAAGTAAGGCGGCGTGGTCTCAAAGTTTCTGTTGCTGGGATTCCCAAGACAATTGATAATGATATTCCG GTTATTGACAAGTCATTTGGTTTTGATACTGCTGTAGAGGAGGCTCAACGTGCCATCAATGCAGCTCACGTTGAAGCTGAAAGTGCCGAAAATGGTATTGGTTTGGTGAAGCTAATGGGTCGCTATAGTG GATTTATTGCAATGTATGCTACCTTGGCCAGCAGAGATGTCGATTGCTGTTTGATTCCAGAGTCACCCTTCTATCTTGAAGGACAGGGTGGACTTCTTGAGTTTGTTGAGAAAAGGCTCAAAGAAAGTGGGCACATGGTCATTGTGATAGCTGAAGGAGCAGGACAGGAACTTCTTGCCGCTGAGACTTCAAGTTCCAAGGCTGAGAGTGATGCTTCAGGAAACAAGCTTCTCCAAGATGTTGGAATGTGGCTTTCTCAGAAAATCAAG GATTATTCTAAACAGCGGAAGTTTCCAATCACACTTAAATATATAG ATCCAACTTATATGATCCGTGCTATCCCAAGTAATGCATCTGACAACGTGTATTGCACATTGCTTGCTCAAAGTACTGTGCATGGAGCGATGGCTGGGTTTACAGGCTTCACATGTGGGCTTGTCAATGGTCGCCACACTTACATACCGTTCAAT CGCATTACTGAACGGCAAAACAAGGTTGTAATTACTGACAGGATGTGGGCTCGGCTTCTTTCTTCAACCAATCAACCAAGCTTCTTGTGTCCAAAAGAGGTGGAAAAGGTGAAAAAGGAAGAGAAATTGAAAGAACTGCTAGCTGCGGATAATGGCAAGACACCGGCATCTAAGACCCCAGCATTGAAATAA